In the Silene latifolia isolate original U9 population chromosome 1, ASM4854445v1, whole genome shotgun sequence genome, CGACTTTTCTTGAGAAACAGCAGCGTCCATTCCTTACTTTAGCATGCTTCCTCATGTCTTCACGCACTCCAACGTGATTCTCCCGAGCTCAGCTTCACAAGTATCCATAATGCGACTTCAGGGAcgagttttggctcgtttatacTCCTTCGGGTTCAAATCTGCAGCAAATACAAAACAACACAAAGTAGCAAATTCCTGGGAGAACAGTAGCTTATGCTACTCAAAATAGTCTAGAAATGTGTGCAAATGAATATAATAAACATATGAAATGGGCGCGCATCaaacttcccaaaccaaacccttgcttgtccccaagcaagcaaagACTAAGGACAAAAAAAACTAATGGAACGACAGACACGCGCAGAGCTAACTATGCTTCAACgaccaaaccaatttaatgcaagcagcCAGAACCAATGTACAAAATCGATTGCAAACGAGTTATACTAATGAAACAACTACTGaaccttcgaccttgcaagactctatatatcggactctcacgggtcactcatcaCTCGTTAAAGATCATGGTGAGATTATTCATTGTAATACAAGAAGGaaataagacactcacctaactgcaacctataagaacatgcatgcagtatAACATGATAGTCATCTCTACCGACCGTACATATGAATTCCAACCAAACAGGACCAAGTCACATGGCAAGGACTTACAAATATGGTGAGGTGAGGTGATTGGGTAAGAAGGAGCAAAACATTTTGGAAATGCGGAgataagagccaagctagtaccaaaCGAGAGCAATAGCAAACAAATCTGGTTCAACAACCCAACCGTATAAGATGAAACGGTGCCAAAACTAGCATAAAACTCACACACCAAAACAAAAATTACTCCTCAGATAATATGGAACAagagcataggagtgaaaccatcttccttttttttcaacttgattttctatttttttctactctttttttttctttcatttttcatgtttttttttcttttcaatttttttttcattcaccttctttcccttttttttttcattcttccaTTTCTTTCATCTCAGACCCTTCACAACAAAAACAAATGATAAGATCGACAAATACTCACGTACCCAAAAATATTAACCgtactagcttgactagggtaggctaTATAGGAATGTGGTTAACAATTGGATCAAAACAAGTCAATTTGGCTAAAGTGAGGCTCAAGGGTAGAATAAGAAGAAAAAGGATGCCTCTCCACATGTGACACAACTactaacccgaatgcatacaggtactaagagacaaaaatcatgtttatgcaaattgatattacatgtcttataaggactACTACTCTCATCCTAGAATGAAACTGATCATGAATGTCATCAGTTTATTTAGCTTTATACCTCagaaattttgagtaggttgCCGATGTTAAGTCAAGTCTATTCATTTAGAAAAGTTGATCacaaactcgtagactatgcaatgaCCGTACAAGAAAGGCAATGGCAAAGCAAGGCTTGGGCTATAAATAAAAGCATAGATGCGGTTTCATCATTGTTAACTAATCGTTCCGACACGAcctaaaatgcaaaataaaacatgtttttgtaattttttttgtttttttagtgGAAAAGAAagaacaatgcatacggaaatgcaataaacatgaaaacagaaatgcaataaaaaagcAAATGGATGCAAACAGACATATGCAAACCCTCcctaaaccaaatcacacaatgacCTAATTGTGTTCAGCAAACACCATCAGCATCAAAATATATAGGAGAAGGGGTATGAAAAACGAGATGAAAAACAAGTAAAGCAGAAAAGGAAGAGAGCTCACAAAATAGGGCACATAaaatacctccccaaaccagccaacaaaaAGGGGGGGTCGTAACCAGCTGCTACTAGTCGTCGCCCTCCTCGTAGTCGTCGTCCTAGCAAGCTCGGCACGGTACCTCTCCTCCACCTGAGCTGTGTCCTCCTCCATAGTAGTCGTGCTAGTAGTGGCAGGGTAGCCGCTCATAGGGTAGCGGTAGTAAGACGGATGTGGCCACCCAGTTGGTGGCAACCATCCAGAATGGGCGTAGCGGTCGTACACAGGGAACCCGGCTAAAGCCTGGTTCAACTCCATCCTAGTTGTACGCCTGCACATATCAAGTAAAAGATAATCTCACCCCGCCTGATCTTTGACCAGTGGGGGCGAAAAAGGAAAGGGACAAATAAAGTGAACCGGGTATACTGGTTGAGGTCTAGGCTGAGTCTCAATCTCAGTCTCAGTAGTGGAGGGTGCAGTGCATGGAGATGCATGAGGTGAGGTACATGGTGCCCTAGAAGACTGACTCGTCTCCCTAGTGGGCCGAGAAGACTGCCTAGAGCAAGTAATGGACTTCTCGGGCAGCGAGTAAGGAACGTGGTAGACGGGAAAGGGAGGTCGGGCTGCTTTATTCCTAACATGGGCCATAGGAATAAGAGGTGGGACAGTGTCACAAGGTAAAGGGACTGACAAATAAGTGGAGATCTTCCACGTACACTCATCAGTCAGCCACTATAATTGCTTCATGTATGACACAGTAAAATGACACAAACTATCAATATCTGGATCTGCGTGTCCAATGGGCCTCATGCCCCGGGGAAAATCAAGAAAGAGGCGGCGGGCGATATGTCTAAGAAACTCCCCGCAGTGAATGGAGGACAAGGCTCCGATCGCGGACAACTCTTCAGCATTTACATTGTTTAGATAACCTTCTAAAATGGACAACTTTTCAGCATTTACATTGTTGGACTCTTTCCTAGCGAATAATGTACTGCCAAGGCGGAGCCAGACATGGATAGGTGGATGATGACCAAATTTCCCCCTCTTCCTACCCTCAAAGTGGTCAGCAATGGCTCCCCACTTGGGTTCAACTAACTTCCGAGGGGCCGTGTCTGGTCCTTCATTGTGTAAGCCTAAGTGAGcgccaaactcagctaaggtcatACGAAAGTCACGGTTAAATTGACGGAAGTGGACGCAAGTAGAGTTCGCGTCTTCGTCATAGTCTTCTGCATACATTTTAAAACTGCTAAAGAAATCAAGGGTGGGTGTCTGGTAAGTATATTCCCTCATACTCACCAAACTAGACATACTTGTTTCATTTAAAATTTCCACAACGGGTTCATAAATTCCCAAAGACACTAGACTGTCACGGTCTAGAAAATGGGTTGGAACAATGGGGTATTCTAACAGATCACTAAAATGATTCCTTTAGGCTACAGAAGAGAAAATTACCTCGGGGTAATCGTGCAAGCCTTCAATAGGCGGAATAGAAGTATAGGGAATAAGTGTGGTACCCATTTGTGTTGGTATGTGATGGCTGCCGAGACTACTACTGGAGGCTGGTGTCGTCGTCTCTCGTCGCAACGACTGTCATGCAGTCCGTCTTCTTTTGCTTTCCATTATCTATCTAGCACACAAGTAAACCATAAATTAGCATTTAAATGAGATATAAAACCGCACAAGACTCGCAGCAAAATCGCACAAAGTCATCTCATTGGCATTCCCCAAAATCGACATGAACAGTAACCCTAATTTTGAGATCGACTATTCGATACATCAAAAGGGTAGATTAAGCAAGAAACACACGATTTAGACAttaaaatcaaaaacccccaattttAAAACCCTAAATTCGAAAATAAATCGATTTGAAATTGGGTATAAACTTTGAAACAAAAGAGGAAAATGAACATAGATGAAGGGGAAACTTACTTGAGTGAAGTAGAGACGGAAAATAGGAGGAAAAAGCACCAAAAACAAgcaagaaaaattgaaaaaaagagAGAGTGAGGAGGACGGAAGTGTTCGTCGCTGCTGCTGCTTGCTCTCTTACGTtccctttttttcttcttttgttttgtGCTAATAAGGGAAATAAAGAGTAATAAACTCCCTTCATTAATTAATACACGCTGGGAGGTCTACACCGGTCGATCGACAGCTTCAacatagtcgatcgacttttttcgACTGGGGTACTTTTGAATTTAGTCGATCGACAAGCTattatagtcgatcgacttttttcaCAAACCTGCTTCTTTATTTCAGCCGATCGACTATCCAGTTCAGTCGACCAACTTTTTTACCTTATGTACGTCGTGTGTTTTCCTCCTTTTCATATCCgcagggagacaattgtgttctaTTTGCTAAATCTAAGTCTGTCTAAGTCATAAATTTGGGGGTTTGATTATTTTGTTTACTAATTAAAATAGCAAGGAAAAAGAAATAAAGCGTAGAAACAGAGttcaaaaaataagagaaaagccTAGGACATCGGGTCACCATGAAAATACAACGGTCAAGTCTAGGGTCAAAGATCAGTCATAAAAcggtctgcagggtagtgaaaagatCCTCTCGGTCTgctattcgccctagaatgcttctaaTATGCTCTCGCTCTAATTAGGGTATTCTATTGTTTGCAGCGGGTTTAACTCTCtctaatctctcgatctaggtcgaaGTTTACCGGTTCAAATAATCAATTACGTCGACTTAACCAATTAAATGCTATTACCTTCTATAATTAACAAGAAAGATTCATATATCTGTCAGATCTAATCACCTAATTAAGACCATCTtattatcatggctcccctaaatcctagcaaagggaatttagctacgcatatttaaatctatgataacaataacaaataTGATGATTGATTAAAACATGATAAGTAATTGACAAGAATAAATAAGAATGAAATAAACGAGATTAAAAGAGAAAGGAATAGACAAGAAGAAggaataaaggaagaacaagagtaAATTAAATTACcaaatgaaagaatgaattaCCAGTTTTCAGATCCAAAAATCTGGAGGAAAGAAACGTAAAGAGAGTTTTAACAGTGTAAAAAGATGTAACCTAATAAAGTTTTCAAGTTATTCTTTCATGCTAAGTCCAAAATAAAACTAAACAAGAGACTAATTGGGCTGAAAACATAAACTGGAAATCTCAGCCAAAAtaacatccagtcgatcgaccaagcagaacggtcgatcgactaaaaagaGCTATCGAGATGAAATAACTCGATcaacaccagtcgatcgactttttgtcGTCGCGCATTTTCTGCaacgcgcactgaacttcaaacggccgccatttcttcgttacttggacaaatcgagcgtttttggtggcgttggaaagctaacaggATAAGATTTCATCCCCAATTTGAATTTCttcattatatttttcagaaCTTCAGTTATGGCTCTttaaattaggcactagtaatgtGAAGCTTTTCTTTTGCTCGATAAGTTTCCTTACTTCACTACGAACTCCAAAAGAATGATTTATGAGCTCGTTTACATCAAGACTAGGAACGGGATCTCATCTCACCTTTGTTGATAGGATTTGGCTTATATTTGCACATTTGGGTGAATAAACTCTCAAATCCATAACATGTACCCAAAGTAGCAAACACGGGGAATATAGCAATGAAATAGCAtataaaatgcatagaaatgcatgcaaaaagatGGAATAAAAGCATAAAACACACGCAAAAGTTTCAAGAGTTTTTGGTGACAGAACCTAAACTAAAAAGCAATAAAAGCACAAACACACGAATTAAAGAGTTCATTACAAAAAGTATaaaatccgggttgcctcccagtcAGCGCTGGTTTTTAAGGTCCCGCTCGACCCTTGTTACCTCAATTTTCTGGCTCAGAAATGTGGTCTAAGTATAGAAACTCGACCACTCCAACAGTATCCTTAGCATCGTAGTAATGCTTAACTTGGTGACCATTCACTTTGAAACGCTCTCTCGCGGAATTCTCTAACTCGACTGACCCAAATTTAGAAATAGAAGTTACCTTATGAGGACCAGACCATTGGGACTTCAACTTTCCCAAAATAGACGGAGTCGGGCATTGAATAGCAACATCTTCTCCCCAACTTGGAATTTTCGCGGTatgatatgcttgtcatgccatctcttagTCTTCTCTTTATAGATTTTGGCACTATCATATGCATTTAGACGGAACTCTTCAAGTTCATCCAGCTGCAACAACCGCTTCTCACCACATAACTTTGGATCAAAATTAAGCTCTGGAATAGCCCACCAAGCTTTATGCTCTAGCTCCACTGATAGGTGAGAAGACTTCCCATAGACTAATCGATATGGCGATGCGCCAATCAGTGTCTTGAAAGCCGTCTTATAGGCCCCCAGCGTGTCATccagcttcatactccaatcctttcgggACTTGGAAACAACCTTTGCCAAAATTTCTTTAATCTCCCTATTGGAGACCTCCACCTGTCCACTTGTTTGAGGGTGATACCCCTAACCACGACGATGCGAAACACCATATTTTGACAATAAAGCAGAAAGttttttctctttaaaatgcatacctCTGTCGCTAATGATGACTCTAAGGACACCAAAGCGAGGAAAGATAACCTTCTTGAATAGCTGGACAATGGTCTTTGCATCACAGTTAACTGAAGCCATAAcctctacccatttggacacatagtcCACAACAACTAGTATGTATCTGGTTCCCTTGCTAGACGGGAATGGCCCTTGATAAACGATGACCCATACATCAAAAATCGCGATCTCCAAAATACCACTCTAAGGCATTTCATGCCTCTTTGAAATATTTCCCGTTCACTGGCAAGGATCGCAACCAGCAACAAACAACCTAGCATCATTAAACATAGACGGCAAGTAAAAACCAGatagaagtaccttagccacggtcctAGAAGggccgtggtgaccaccatatgatgACGAATGATAAGCTTCAAGAATAGCTTTATTCTCCCATTGGGGTATACACCGTCGATATAGGCCATCTGCACACTCCTTAAACAGGTAatgatcatcccagaaatattgCTTCACATCATAGAGAAACCGTTTCTTTTGCTGAAAGGACAAGTTAGGTGGCAGAATATCACCTACAATATAATTCGCAAAATCAGCATACCATGGACTCTCATCATTAGATATAGCTAACAAAATATCATCcgggaaagaatcatcaatatGTAAAAAATCTCCCCCTTCTTGCAATGGAAGGCGTGATAAATGATCAGCTACCAAATTCTCAGCGCCTTTCTTGTCTttaatctccaaatcaaactcctgaagaaggagtgtcCATCGCAATAATCTTGGCTTGGCTTCTTTCTTAGCAAATAGGTACCTCAGCGCTGCATGCTCAAAAAATACAGTAACTTTCGAACCTAATGAGTAAGACCTGAATTTCTCCAGCGCGTATACCACAGCTAACAACTCCTTCTCCGTTGTTGCATATTTCacctgagcctcatccagagttcggctcacaTAGTAAATAAcactcaaagctttgtctttccgctggcccAGCACTGCGCCAACTGTATAATCACTAGCAttgcacataatctcaaaaggcaGCTCCCAGTCTAAGGGCCGAATGATCGATGCTCTAATGAAGGCCTCCTTCAACCTGTCAAAAGCAATAAGACAttcatcagtaaaattaaatggagcatccttaagtagcaattgtgtaagtggtttagcaattttagaGAAGTCCATAATGAACCGGCaataaaagccagcatgaccaaggaaacatCTAACTcccttaacattaacgggaggaggtaattgctcaatcacttgcacctttgatTTATCAACCTAAATACCCTTGTCAGATACTAAGTGCCCAAGGACAAtgccctcattgaccataaaatggcacttctcccaattcatCACTAAATTAACCTCAATACATCGCTGCaaaactttctcaaggttagttAGACAATCATCAAAATCATTACCATAAACgttgaaatcgtccataaatacctccataatagactctatatactcaaaAAATACCCCCATAATGCACCTCTGAAAAGTAGCTGGGGCATTACACAATGCAAATGGCattctgcgataagcaaaaaaCATCATGCgggcaagtaaaagtagtcttttcctgatcgtcgggatggattggGATCTGAAAGAAACCTAAATATTCAACTAAATAATAGAAAAATTTATGTGAGGCTAATCTTTCTACCATctaatcaataaaaggaagggggaagtgatctttcttggtggcagCATTTAATtgtctgtaatcaatgcacatccgccaacctgtTACTACTCTAGTTGGTATTAGttcatttttctaatttttcacCACTATAGTACCTCCTTTCTTtgggactacctgaactggacttaCCCACTTGGAGTTTTCAACGGTGTatataatacctgcatcaagtagtttcatcacctctgccataacaacatcctgcatcttcggtTTCAACTTTCGCTGACCCTGCAAGCAAGGTTTATGTCCTTCCTCTAGCTCAATTCTGTGCATATAAATGTCAGGACTGATGCTCTTAAGGTCGTCCAAACTGTATCCTAgggctttcctgtttttcttaagaacgaCCAACAATGCAGAAAGTAGGTTATCATCAAGTTTAGCATTAACAataactggatattgctcagaaTCATTTAGaacacatatttaagatgagaaggaagaggtttACGCTCTGGTATCTTTACCTCAGCAGCATAAGAGGTTTCCATAATGGCGTTTACCGTCTCACCTTTCTCAATAGTTAACTCCTTACCTATACATCCTCTGGAAAATCAATAAGAGCTATGAAAGCTTCTAACGGGACCCCAAGAAGGGATCTCGTCCAATAGTCAAACATAGATTCATCTACAACGTCTATAacataacatgtatcctctatcatagGCTTAGGCAGCGTGCTAGCTAAGTTAAAAGTCACCTTATCATCCCCTACCTCGAGAGTCAAACGTccctgtttgacatcaataatagcccCTGCAGTatgcaaaaatggcctacccaagatTATAAGAATCTGAGTATCCTCAGCCATATCTAACACAATGAAATCAACAGGTATAAACAATTTACCTATCTTAATAGGGACATCCTCTAATACACCTAGAGGTCGCTTAACTGTCCGGTCAGCCATTTGTAGGGTCACAGTGGTAACTTTAAGATGCcccatgttcagtttcttgcaaaccgaatagggcatgacactaacactggcacccAAATCATATAAAGCTTTATCTATTACCTGAGTGCCTATTGTACAAGGAATTAAAAAACTACCTGGATCCTTCAATTTGGGTGGAGACTTGCTTTGtaggagtgcactacactcttctgtAAAGGCAATGGTCTCCACTTTGTTAAAGCTCCTCTTACgggtcaaaatatctttcataaatttagcataagagggtacctgggtaattagcttGGTAAAAGGTATAGTTACCTGAAGATTTTTGACGACCTCCAAAAATTTACCGAATTgctactcgacttttatgttctTTAGGCGCCCGGAAAAGGAACCTTGATGACGATTGGCGGGTCAACAGCTTTACTCTTCCCTTTATCACAATTAGACGTCTTATCAGTATTAAGAGGCGTCCCATCAGTAACTGGAAACGGATCAGCAATCCTGTTAGGtgaaaaagtcgatcgaccatcaaaaccagtcgatcgactaacaggcaaggtcgatcgactattttgcCTAGTCGATCGACTCTTTTCAGTTTCGTTGTTGTTCTCTTCTGTagatttagtcgatcgaccatcaattTCTGTCAATCGACTTTTTTCAGACGTTACAGTAGCTTCGTCAGCGTATTTTCTTCCACATCCACATCTAACTCCTCAATTATGACCTCTTCAACATCCTCAGGCATCACGGGTCAATCATAAGTAAGAACGCTTCGAAGATGAATTGCATTAGCCGTGTCATGTGACTTCTCAGGCTGAGATGGCAACGTACCCGGTTGTCTACTTGAAGTGgataattgggcaacttgattgTCCAACATCTTATTATGTGCCACTAACTGAGCAATAAGGGCCTCTTGCTACTGTGAGGCCACCATCTTTTGCTGTAGCATGGACTTAATGTCAGATAGGTCGTTATTCTTATGTTGTTGACCTCCTTGATTGTTCCTCTGATAACCACCCTCTAGTTTATTTCCACGATTCTCGGGGGATAGTGTATGTCGGGTTCGGAccttgtggtggtggtggagttGGGTTTAGAACATTCTGCCTCCGATAAGAGAAATTAGGATGCTCCCTAATCCTCTCATTATAGAAATTTGAGAATGGTGTACCTTGTTTGAAGGACTGAAAAGCGTG is a window encoding:
- the LOC141652167 gene encoding uncharacterized protein LOC141652167, which codes for MGHLKVTTVTLQMADRTVKRPLGVLEDVPIKIGKLFIPVDFIVLDMAEDTQILIILGRPFLHTAGAIIDVKQGRLTLEVGDDKVTFNLASTLPKPMIEDTCYVIDVVDESMFDYWTRSLLGVPLEAFIALIDFPEDV